In Prochlorococcus marinus XMU1406, the genomic stretch CATACACATTTAATTTTTAATCATGACACCTGAAGCAGAACGTTTTAATGGTTGGGCCGCAATGTTAGGTTTCGTTGCAGCAGTTGGCGCATACGTAACCACTGGACAAATCATTCCTGGT encodes the following:
- a CDS encoding high light inducible protein, which produces MTPEAERFNGWAAMLGFVAAVGAYVTTGQIIPGWF